A part of Paenibacillus sp. sptzw28 genomic DNA contains:
- a CDS encoding lipase family protein, with protein MDMQTAIFLAAVCGQTYVQFENIQQNFLLPATYRVVGSFTAAAHGSPMEPFGFLIESDRAAVLAFRGTSSATDWVTDMMAQQTAFKPVKGALQTHRGFTDVYMSARGRVFSLLEQLPSNKPLYITGHSLGGALATLAAYDIAVNRPSVRILVYTFGSPRVGDPKFVRSYNSTVPAHFRIQNEFDIVPYLPPLIYQLPKSEKIYYYLHVKGEVKRSFRIGSVGGNHILSNYFADLAKEEPAFAASLCAMPSGWCP; from the coding sequence ATGGATATGCAAACAGCCATATTCCTGGCCGCGGTATGCGGTCAAACGTATGTCCAGTTCGAGAATATACAACAGAATTTCCTTCTCCCGGCCACTTACCGTGTAGTCGGTTCGTTCACCGCCGCGGCTCACGGCAGTCCAATGGAACCTTTCGGTTTCTTAATTGAATCCGACCGCGCGGCTGTACTCGCGTTTCGCGGCACAAGCTCGGCGACGGACTGGGTAACCGACATGATGGCCCAGCAAACGGCATTCAAGCCGGTGAAAGGCGCCTTACAAACGCACCGTGGGTTCACCGATGTCTATATGTCCGCTCGCGGCCGAGTATTCAGCTTACTGGAGCAATTGCCAAGCAATAAGCCGCTTTATATTACCGGCCACAGTCTGGGCGGGGCGCTTGCCACGCTGGCTGCCTACGATATTGCTGTGAACCGTCCTAGTGTCCGGATACTTGTGTACACATTCGGTTCGCCTCGTGTCGGGGATCCGAAGTTTGTCCGCAGCTATAACAGCACAGTGCCGGCCCACTTCCGCATTCAGAATGAATTCGATATCGTTCCGTACTTGCCCCCGCTCATCTACCAATTGCCGAAATCAGAGAAAATTTATTATTATTTACACGTTAAGGGCGAAGTGAAGCGCAGCTTTCGAATCGGATCCGTCGGAGGCAATCACATTTTAAGCAATTACTTTGCGGATTTGGCGAAAGAAGAGCCAGCTTTTGCCGCCTCTTTATGCGCCATGCCGTCCGGTTGGTGCCCATAA
- a CDS encoding MmcQ/YjbR family DNA-binding protein, producing MEALIDYCLAKQGATKEYPFGPEPLVAKVGGKMFALVSGASISLKCDPVIAENLREQYEAITPGYHLSKKHWNSIHVDGSIPEEELRDMIDHSYGLVLKGLPKAVQNRINEKSQTQK from the coding sequence ATGGAGGCACTCATTGATTACTGTTTAGCCAAGCAGGGGGCAACAAAGGAATACCCGTTCGGACCCGAACCGCTTGTCGCCAAAGTAGGCGGCAAAATGTTCGCGCTTGTGTCCGGTGCGAGCATTTCATTAAAGTGCGATCCCGTCATTGCCGAAAACCTGCGCGAGCAATATGAGGCGATAACGCCAGGCTACCACTTAAGCAAGAAGCATTGGAATTCGATTCATGTCGACGGCTCAATTCCCGAAGAAGAACTGCGGGACATGATTGACCACTCCTACGGGCTTGTCCTCAAAGGGCTGCCGAAGGCAGTACAAAACCGGATTAATGAGAAATCTCAAACACAAAAATGA
- a CDS encoding helix-turn-helix domain-containing protein — protein sequence MIGKRLRELRKGSSMTQEQLASLLKTAKSTISQYENNINEPDLHTLVRIADLFAVSLDDLVGRELPYQMKKDRSSGSSFKEALTEDESNYLRDSLTIYRKWISGNKQE from the coding sequence ATGATCGGCAAGCGATTGAGAGAGCTGAGGAAAGGCAGTTCCATGACGCAGGAACAGCTGGCGTCCTTATTGAAAACCGCCAAATCGACTATTTCCCAATATGAAAATAATATAAACGAACCGGATCTTCATACACTTGTACGCATTGCCGATTTGTTCGCCGTAAGTCTCGACGACCTCGTCGGACGAGAGCTTCCCTATCAAATGAAGAAAGACCGGAGTTCCGGCAGCTCCTTCAAGGAAGCGTTAACTGAGGACGAATCCAATTATTTGCGGGACAGTCTGACGATATACCGCAAATGGATTTCCGGGAATAAGCAGGAGTAG
- a CDS encoding SDR family oxidoreductase — MNRQPPVVLITGCSSGFGLHTAIAFASRGCRVIATLRDLGRAQTLLDGANRAGCAGRIVCMELDVTNHEQAGSVIQRAQLEFGGIDIIVNNAGYALGGFAEEVPIERWRELLETNVLGVIALTQAALPGMRARGRGLIINISSISGLLGLPGFAPYAASKYALEGYSESLRHELAPWGIRVVLVEPGAYSTDIWSKGLSAVREDAAADSPYAPQLVRLLARTRAAAERAADPREVAEAVVRIAGKRLPQLRYPIGRGTRLAVLAKALLPWRLYEAIVQRMLR, encoded by the coding sequence TTGAATCGTCAACCTCCCGTCGTCCTCATCACCGGCTGCTCCAGCGGGTTCGGACTACATACTGCCATAGCTTTTGCCAGCCGCGGCTGCCGGGTTATCGCGACCTTAAGGGATCTCGGCCGGGCACAGACGCTGCTTGACGGTGCAAACCGGGCAGGGTGCGCCGGGCGGATCGTGTGCATGGAGCTTGATGTCACGAATCATGAACAAGCGGGTTCCGTCATTCAGCGTGCCCAGCTCGAATTCGGCGGCATAGACATTATAGTCAACAACGCCGGCTATGCGCTTGGCGGCTTCGCTGAGGAAGTGCCGATCGAGCGCTGGCGGGAGCTGCTTGAGACGAACGTTCTCGGCGTAATCGCGCTAACGCAGGCGGCTCTGCCGGGCATGCGTGCGCGCGGGCGCGGACTGATAATAAATATAAGCAGTATCAGCGGTCTGTTAGGACTTCCTGGATTTGCGCCTTATGCCGCATCCAAGTACGCACTTGAAGGCTATAGCGAGTCATTACGCCATGAACTTGCGCCATGGGGTATTCGCGTCGTCCTTGTCGAGCCCGGCGCATACAGCACCGACATATGGAGCAAAGGGCTGAGCGCCGTCCGCGAAGACGCGGCAGCGGATTCCCCGTACGCACCTCAGCTCGTCAGGCTGCTTGCACGCACGCGCGCCGCCGCCGAGCGTGCCGCCGACCCGCGCGAGGTCGCGGAGGCTGTTGTCCGCATCGCGGGCAAGCGCTTACCCCAGCTCCGCTATCCGATCGGGCGCGGAACCAGGTTGGCGGTACTGGCCAAAGCGCTGCTCCCATGGCGGCTGTACGAAGCGATTGTGCAGCGCATGCTTCGCTAG
- a CDS encoding SwmB domain-containing protein, whose product MKKICRRMIAFSIRLLIVASVLLYIMSNAVFALDSVKPELQSAVLDGAVIRLSYNEPLKPDAVPSVENMYARVDDNQSAVSGIHINGSVVEITLAAAPGPTQSVWLTYLQGNPPLQDLSGNTADNLVDCPVTQPDNSLPLLVSAVASGSDVTLQYNETLDPGSVPGAANFVVKVNGVPTSISSTSVTGASLRLQVAEPVGAGQTVQITYLKGGSPLQDTAGNAAANLYDVAAVNPSQSAAPEVVSAVVYSDTLQLTYNQNLNKLSIPAKGSFIVAADTQHVAISRLAVNGPVVTITLYSPVTSSQTVTVSYQPPGVNPLVSSMGINAASFDNKIASNRTDDSPPLLLSSRVTDSTVRLVYNEPLLTSSVPGAGSYSVFLDGAYKAVASVAVADATVSLKLAESPAANGILTVSYSMPDMNAVKDLSGNRADNLVQQQVARGNDSTKPALLRATLDGAVLTLSYSEPLSSASVPAVGSFAVTSGSAALPVTQAAISGSDLRLTLSRAAAGGASVMVSYTQPEANPVKDLNGNEADSFSSFTAGNANDHTLPTLTGAVINGASIKLTYSEALRTGTGFTPPSSSFNVFVGSLQRSVTNVSVNGAVVTLTLSSAAAANNTVTLSYTPSGSSAIQDVSGNKAAQLSSQAVTNQTDLTAPTFIRASASYALVMLTYSETLDSSQVPSAASFSVYGSSYRTVTSVAVNGLTVMLTLGTPVTTGETLTVGYSAPYSGGLQDLSGNLASSLYSQPVTTNGSDSTPPTISSATVSGSTITLTYNESLSSSVAPYASQYTVTSGQSTISVSTVNISGSTVKLSMQSAPPAGQALKVSYSPTGGNPLKDTNGNQAAALTGYSITVPSTPVNITTVEGKGSTITVTFSRPLNESVMPGAADFSVSASNAAKRVSDVRITGSTLTLTVEGILGTKQSVQLSYTPGTDRLQDEQGNMVAAFAGRTVNMASAAIGGTGISETEEESELTGTAPGEQKPDVVDVMLEASAAAQSDETTEQGEAVAVYTVDSGSIADALQQMKGKTAFTIGFTVDGGDSKNVKTLIPAAAFSSVSEGSTVHFKVATPIGEYDFPITVVDAASLAAQLKAAPGDVYIGIVIRTAGTGLTDEITAKAKAAGLEMLGSPIVYDTFVVAGGKSYPLSSFNQYINRMLFITPETSLKDTTVVWYDPVSKQPVYVPALLDRSGGRTSAVIKHMTNGTYAAVKTNKQFTDMAAHWAKGDVQRLASKLIVSGVSASAFNPNKSISKAEFVTMLTRALGLYGTADNLPYNDVAQQSWFHSPVATAYAAGIIDRAEQFHPNEPITRSDIAIMIYRAAEVTVGKIPLTNIDQPIIDKYTDLRNLASEERNAITANIKIGLMTGSSDTEFAPEDSATRAQAAVILGRLMKYAGLLN is encoded by the coding sequence GTGAAAAAAATTTGTCGGCGGATGATAGCGTTTTCAATTCGTTTGCTTATCGTAGCATCGGTATTATTGTATATCATGTCGAATGCCGTTTTCGCGCTTGATAGTGTTAAGCCCGAGCTGCAAAGCGCGGTTCTCGACGGTGCTGTCATAAGGCTGAGCTATAACGAGCCGCTCAAACCGGACGCTGTTCCGAGCGTAGAGAATATGTATGCGAGAGTCGATGATAACCAATCGGCGGTATCGGGCATCCACATCAACGGCAGTGTTGTTGAAATAACGCTCGCCGCTGCGCCCGGGCCCACTCAGTCGGTATGGCTTACCTATTTACAGGGAAATCCGCCTTTGCAGGATTTGTCGGGCAATACCGCCGACAACTTGGTTGACTGCCCCGTGACGCAGCCGGATAATTCGCTGCCGCTGCTTGTGTCCGCAGTGGCTTCCGGCAGCGATGTGACGCTGCAGTATAATGAAACGCTCGACCCCGGCTCTGTACCGGGGGCAGCTAACTTTGTCGTCAAAGTAAACGGCGTTCCAACCTCCATTTCATCGACATCGGTTACCGGCGCTTCACTGCGGCTGCAGGTTGCGGAGCCGGTCGGCGCGGGCCAGACCGTCCAGATTACCTATTTGAAAGGCGGCTCGCCGCTGCAGGATACTGCTGGGAACGCGGCGGCCAATTTATACGATGTGGCGGCTGTTAACCCTTCTCAATCCGCCGCGCCGGAGGTCGTCTCGGCGGTTGTATACAGCGATACCTTACAGCTTACGTACAATCAAAACCTGAATAAACTCTCAATTCCTGCCAAGGGCAGCTTCATTGTCGCCGCCGATACGCAGCACGTAGCCATTTCGCGGTTGGCCGTTAACGGTCCGGTCGTTACTATCACATTGTACAGTCCCGTTACAAGCAGCCAAACCGTCACTGTCAGCTATCAGCCCCCGGGGGTAAATCCGTTGGTAAGCAGTATGGGCATTAACGCGGCTTCCTTCGATAATAAAATCGCATCGAATCGAACCGACGATTCGCCTCCGCTGCTGCTGAGCTCAAGAGTAACGGATTCCACTGTGAGGCTCGTTTATAACGAGCCGCTTCTGACATCATCCGTTCCGGGTGCCGGCAGTTATTCCGTCTTTTTGGACGGAGCATATAAGGCGGTAGCGAGTGTTGCCGTGGCGGATGCGACGGTATCGCTCAAGCTTGCGGAATCTCCCGCCGCAAACGGCATACTGACTGTGTCCTACTCTATGCCCGATATGAACGCCGTGAAGGATTTGAGCGGCAACAGAGCGGATAATCTTGTTCAGCAGCAGGTGGCGCGGGGGAACGATTCTACCAAGCCTGCGCTTCTGCGCGCGACTCTGGACGGAGCCGTACTGACCCTATCATACAGTGAACCGCTGAGCAGCGCGTCAGTACCGGCGGTCGGAAGCTTTGCGGTGACTTCAGGCTCCGCTGCGCTGCCCGTAACTCAAGCTGCGATAAGCGGGTCCGACCTTCGCCTGACTTTATCCAGGGCCGCTGCCGGCGGCGCATCCGTTATGGTATCATACACTCAGCCTGAGGCCAATCCTGTGAAAGATTTGAACGGGAATGAAGCCGATTCATTCAGCAGCTTTACGGCGGGAAACGCTAACGACCATACTCTCCCTACGCTTACCGGTGCCGTTATCAATGGCGCTTCGATCAAACTGACATACAGCGAAGCGCTTAGAACGGGAACGGGGTTCACTCCCCCATCTTCGAGCTTTAATGTGTTTGTTGGGAGCTTGCAGCGTTCGGTTACGAATGTGTCGGTGAACGGTGCGGTGGTTACGCTCACACTCTCTTCAGCCGCCGCCGCCAATAATACGGTAACGCTCAGTTATACACCGTCAGGGAGCTCGGCGATTCAAGATGTAAGCGGCAATAAGGCGGCGCAGCTTTCCTCGCAGGCTGTGACCAATCAAACGGATCTTACTGCGCCTACGTTCATAAGAGCCTCGGCAAGCTATGCACTTGTGATGCTGACCTACAGCGAAACGCTCGATTCGTCTCAGGTGCCATCGGCGGCCAGCTTTTCGGTATACGGCAGCAGTTACCGGACGGTGACAAGCGTGGCGGTGAACGGCTTAACCGTTATGCTCACGCTGGGAACGCCGGTAACGACCGGCGAAACGCTCACTGTCGGTTATTCTGCCCCCTATAGCGGCGGGTTACAAGATCTGAGCGGCAATTTGGCGTCGAGCTTGTACAGCCAGCCTGTAACGACCAATGGCTCCGATTCGACGCCGCCGACGATTTCCAGCGCCACGGTAAGCGGCAGCACAATCACATTAACATACAATGAGAGCCTCTCTTCGAGTGTAGCTCCGTATGCCTCTCAATATACGGTAACGAGCGGCCAGTCAACCATATCCGTCAGTACGGTCAATATCAGCGGTTCGACAGTCAAGCTGAGCATGCAATCCGCGCCTCCTGCAGGACAGGCGCTCAAAGTCAGCTACTCACCGACAGGCGGAAATCCGCTTAAAGATACGAACGGCAACCAAGCCGCGGCGTTGACAGGCTACTCTATCACGGTTCCAAGCACACCGGTTAATATAACAACAGTCGAAGGAAAAGGTTCAACCATTACCGTAACATTCTCGCGCCCGCTGAATGAAAGTGTTATGCCGGGTGCCGCGGATTTCTCGGTATCGGCAAGCAATGCGGCAAAGAGAGTGAGCGATGTCCGGATTACCGGCTCTACTCTTACTTTGACAGTGGAAGGAATCCTTGGAACGAAGCAAAGCGTACAGCTGAGCTACACTCCCGGCACAGATCGGCTGCAGGATGAACAAGGCAACATGGTCGCAGCTTTTGCGGGACGCACGGTTAACATGGCATCTGCGGCGATCGGCGGTACCGGAATATCCGAGACTGAAGAGGAATCGGAATTGACCGGAACGGCGCCTGGAGAGCAGAAGCCGGATGTCGTTGACGTTATGCTCGAGGCATCCGCTGCGGCGCAGTCGGATGAAACGACAGAGCAGGGAGAGGCGGTGGCCGTTTATACGGTAGACAGCGGCTCGATCGCTGATGCGCTTCAGCAAATGAAAGGGAAAACCGCATTTACGATCGGATTTACCGTGGACGGAGGCGATTCCAAAAACGTTAAAACGCTAATTCCCGCTGCCGCATTCTCATCCGTGAGTGAAGGGAGTACCGTTCATTTCAAGGTCGCAACGCCGATCGGCGAGTATGATTTCCCGATCACGGTTGTAGATGCCGCCTCGCTTGCCGCTCAATTAAAAGCAGCACCCGGCGATGTCTATATCGGGATCGTCATTCGTACCGCGGGGACCGGCCTAACGGATGAAATTACAGCGAAAGCCAAGGCTGCCGGCCTTGAAATGCTTGGTTCGCCGATCGTTTACGATACCTTTGTTGTGGCCGGAGGCAAGTCTTATCCGCTTAGCAGCTTCAACCAATATATAAACAGGATGCTGTTTATCACTCCGGAAACATCGCTCAAGGATACGACAGTCGTCTGGTACGATCCGGTTTCCAAACAGCCCGTCTACGTTCCGGCGCTGCTCGATCGCTCGGGCGGACGAACTTCAGCGGTTATCAAGCACATGACCAACGGCACGTACGCAGCGGTCAAGACGAATAAGCAATTTACCGATATGGCGGCCCACTGGGCCAAAGGGGACGTGCAGCGGTTAGCCTCCAAGCTGATCGTAAGCGGCGTGTCAGCATCTGCATTCAACCCGAACAAGTCGATCAGCAAGGCGGAATTTGTCACCATGCTTACCCGCGCACTCGGCTTGTATGGAACCGCCGACAATCTTCCTTATAATGATGTCGCGCAGCAAAGCTGGTTCCACTCACCTGTGGCGACCGCCTATGCAGCGGGTATCATCGACCGTGCGGAGCAATTTCATCCGAATGAGCCTATTACCCGGTCAGATATTGCAATTATGATCTACAGGGCGGCGGAAGTGACGGTGGGTAAAATCCCCTTAACGAATATCGACCAGCCGATTATCGACAAGTATACAGATCTTCGGAACCTTGCTTCGGAAGAACGGAATGCCATTACCGCCAATATCAAAATCGGTCTGATGACCGGAAGCTCCGACACCGAGTTCGCTCCGGAGGATAGTGCCACAAGAGCCCAAGCGGCCGTCATTCTCGGCAGGTTAATGAAATATGCGGGATTGTTGAATTAA
- a CDS encoding MEKHLA domain-containing protein — MSDSRTALAVTSWLRPARIYDGYTCIHISSVGLRFSIQDVVVWNLRDESGKYVEQAAAFTRYAYL; from the coding sequence ATCTCCGACTCAAGGACGGCGTTAGCCGTTACTTCTTGGCTTCGGCCGGCTAGGATATATGACGGTTATACGTGTATCCATATTTCCAGCGTCGGCCTGCGGTTTAGCATTCAAGATGTGGTTGTATGGAACCTGCGGGATGAATCGGGAAAATATGTAGAACAAGCCGCGGCATTTACGCGTTATGCGTATTTGTAA
- a CDS encoding class 1 isoprenoid biosynthesis enzyme: MINWKTSFNDELAIVFSEAMTIVSAYPAPLGTQGLAYIDKFNPLLPGGTKNYICYLLPYWLKDITAVDDRMCRKLSLANVFIMLYFFIQDDLMDSPQTDWKEQLALGNLFYLAFLDIYQAEFPAGSPFWDYFRTYIIDWASAVATEGRNAGILEPDLLELAKKAAPVKLASTGALLHTGRDILVPAVSDYIDQVLITLQMVDDWADWEEDLVHGSGNSLLAFIRSELNLPADSPLSPAQVTDSIRLQGGLRRFADEAETRYKRLQSTLPGASCLSAFHHSLSQELVQAADRYERRKQSLLRGGFVNWLSESINE; encoded by the coding sequence ATGATTAATTGGAAGACATCGTTTAACGACGAACTCGCCATCGTATTCAGTGAAGCAATGACTATCGTTTCGGCATACCCCGCCCCCCTCGGAACCCAAGGTCTCGCCTACATAGACAAATTCAATCCTCTGCTGCCCGGCGGCACTAAAAACTACATTTGTTATTTGCTTCCGTACTGGCTGAAGGATATAACAGCGGTCGACGACCGGATGTGCCGCAAGCTTTCTCTGGCCAATGTGTTTATTATGCTGTATTTTTTCATACAGGACGATCTTATGGATTCGCCTCAGACGGATTGGAAGGAGCAGCTGGCGCTCGGCAACCTCTTTTACCTCGCCTTTCTCGATATTTATCAAGCCGAGTTCCCGGCGGGGTCGCCATTCTGGGATTACTTCCGGACCTATATTATCGATTGGGCATCGGCAGTCGCAACAGAAGGCCGAAACGCCGGTATACTTGAACCGGACTTGCTCGAGCTTGCCAAGAAAGCGGCGCCGGTTAAACTGGCAAGCACCGGAGCGCTGCTCCATACCGGCCGGGACATACTTGTCCCCGCTGTGTCGGACTACATTGATCAAGTTCTCATTACTCTGCAAATGGTTGATGATTGGGCCGATTGGGAAGAAGACCTTGTCCACGGCAGCGGCAACAGTCTGCTCGCCTTTATACGGTCCGAGCTGAACCTTCCGGCAGATTCACCTCTTTCCCCTGCTCAAGTAACGGACTCCATACGACTGCAAGGGGGCCTCCGCCGATTTGCGGATGAGGCCGAAACCCGCTATAAGAGACTGCAGAGCACACTACCTGGCGCATCCTGCTTATCAGCCTTCCATCACTCGCTTTCGCAAGAGCTTGTTCAGGCGGCAGATCGTTATGAACGGCGCAAACAGTCGCTGCTGCGTGGCGGGTTTGTAAACTGGCTCTCCGAATCTATTAATGAATAG